TAAGAATGACTTTGTTGACTGATCCGGCCATGTGCGTGTCTCCCTCACGAATCCGATAATTCTGGTGCATCTTACATCACCCCAGAATGGTGAATGAAAGGATAATCACCCCCCGTAAGGCCAGATTCGCAATGCCAAAGCGGCGCAAAAGCATCTAAGTCTGGAAATTGTGCGCACGCTGGGTTAACTTTCGTGCAAGATGTTGGGGGACAGAGATGTTCAAGTTTGTTGCTGCCGCGCCGGGGGCTGCCCTTGCGCTCACGGCGGTGTTCACCACCGGGCTCGCGGCTGAGACGCTGTCGACGCGGTCGCGCACAACGCTTTTTTCCTCTCAGATCGAGGTGTTGGACGGGCGCGCGGCGGCGCAATATTCCGGGTCCGTGCGTTTGCAGCCGCCGCGCGTGGAGATCCCGTCAGCCGCCGGAAGCGGCCCGCAATATAACGGGCGCTATGCCGGTCCCTATCTTGATATGGCGCGCAGTGCCGCGCGGCGCAATCGCGTGCCCGAAGACCTGTTCCTGCGTCTTGTGCATCAGGAAAGCCGCTGGAATCCGCGGGCGCGCAGCCGTGCGGGGGCCTTGGGTCTTGCGCAATTGATGCCCGCCACAGCGCGGCGGTTGGGGGTTGATCCCTTTGATCCTTATCAAAACCTTGACGGCGGCGCGCGCTACCTGCGCCAGCAATACGAGGAATTCGGGACATGGCGGCTGGCCCTTGCAGCCTATAACGCGGGGCCGGGGGCGGTGCAGCGCTATGGCGGCGTGCCACCCTACCGCGAGACCCGCAACTATGTGCGTGTCGTCTGGGGCAGCTGATGAAGGGCGTCTGGCGCTATGTTTTTCTGGGCATCGCGCTGTTTGTCGCGCTGATTGGCGGGATCGTCTATCTGGCAATCCGCCTGACCCAGCCTTACGTCGATGTGGTCAAGCAACAGGGCGCGGCACTGTCCCAGGGCGACGGGGCGGCGGCCTATGATGCATTGGCCCTGACCACCCGCGATCAGATCAGCGAAGCCGAATTCGTGATCATGATGCAGGATCTGGGCCTCTGGGAAGACAGCGGGGAATACTATTTCAATGCGCGCAATGTTGAGAATGGCGTGGCGCGATTAAGCGGCACCTATACCCGCGCGGATGGTGCCGTGATTCCCGTGACCTTTGTGATCGTGCAGGAACAGGATGAAATGCGGATCATTTCATTCCAGTTCGGGGCGTAGATTTTCGCATTAAACCAATATTTTGCAAGGTGACCCTCATGTATCACATGAAGTGCAGGGCGGTATCCGCCCCGCCGCCTGTCATTCCGCTGCGATCTTGATCACCGGTTCCATATTGGCCAGTTCCTCGTCGCTGAGGTGGCATTTGATCTGGTGACCTTCGGCCAGCGTGCGCACCTCTGGCACGTCGATCTCGCAGCGATTGCCGGGCACCTTGCCTTTCCAGCCGCAGCGGGTCTGAAACGGGCAACCGCTGGGCGGGTTCATGGCTGACGGGATATCGCCCTCAAGCACGATGTGCTTTTTCTGGACCTTTGTATCGGCGATGGGCACGGCAGATAGCAGGGCCTCGGTATAGGGGTGATAGGGTGGGCTGAACACCTGATCGGTGGTGCCCAGTTCGACCACATGGCCCAGATACATCACCATCACGCGATCCGACAGATAGCGCACAATCGACAGATCGTGGCTGATGAACAGCAGCGTGGTTTTCTCCTCGCGCTGGATTTCCATCAGCAGGTCGGTCACGGCGGCCTGCACGGACACATCCAACGCGCTGACAGGTTCATCCGCCACCACGATCCGCGCACCGCCCGCAAAGGCGCGGGCGATCCCGACACGCTGCTTTTGCCCGCCCGACAGTTGCCGCGGCATCCGGTCGGCAAAAGCGCGGGGCAGTTTCACAAGGTCCAGCAGGGTCAGCATCCGGTCGCGTCTTTCGCGATCATTCGCGCCGATTCCAAAGATTTCCAGCGCCCGCATGATCTGGCGCCCAACGGTCATCGACGGGTTCAGCGTGTCAAACGGGTTCTGGAACACCATCTGCACATCGGCCACCGTGCGGGTGTCGCGCTTCTCGATCGGGGTGTCCTGAATTTCGCGATTATCCAGCAGGATTCGCCCCTCGGTCGCGGTTTCAAGGCCCATCAGCACCTTGGCAAAGGTAGATTTACCGCAGCCGGATTCGCCGACAATGGCCAAGGTTTCGCTTTCGTGGGCCTCGAACGACAGGGTTTCGTTGGCCTTGACCACCTTCTTGTTGGCCCCGCCAAACAGCGCGCTGGCCGAGACCTCGTAGTATTTCTTGAGGTTGTCCATCGACAGGACGACCTTGCCGATCGCGCCTTTTTCCTTGGCCTGCGCCACGGTGATGGGCGCGTTCCAGTCGATCTCCTCGAACTTCAAACACCGGGTCTGGTGGCGGTCATTGCCTTCAACCAGCGACATCGGGATAAAGCCCGCATCACAGCGCCCTTCTTCAAAATAGTCGCAGCGCGGCCCGAAATTGCAGCCCTGAGGGCGTTCATGGGGCAGGGGAAAGTTGCCGGGGATCGCCACAAGCGGGCGCGCGTTCTTGTCTGCACCGGGCAGCGGAATCGAGCG
This portion of the Octadecabacter sp. SW4 genome encodes:
- a CDS encoding lytic transglycosylase domain-containing protein; protein product: MFKFVAAAPGAALALTAVFTTGLAAETLSTRSRTTLFSSQIEVLDGRAAAQYSGSVRLQPPRVEIPSAAGSGPQYNGRYAGPYLDMARSAARRNRVPEDLFLRLVHQESRWNPRARSRAGALGLAQLMPATARRLGVDPFDPYQNLDGGARYLRQQYEEFGTWRLALAAYNAGPGAVQRYGGVPPYRETRNYVRVVWGS
- a CDS encoding ABC transporter ATP-binding protein, with the translated sequence MTTWDYDGPILEIDKLSISFFTRLREIPAVMDFSATIQPGEALGLVGESGCGKSTVALGVMQDLGVNGRIVGGSIKFKGRNLNEMTSEELRDIRGSQIAMIYQEPMASLNPAMRIGKQLMEVPMIHEGVGEKEAYKRALEVVTDVKLPDPARILNSFPHQLSGGQQQRIVIAMALMSKPSLLILDEPTTALDVTVEAAVVELVKDLGKKYGTSMLFISHNLGLVLETCDRICVMYSGEAVERGSIEDVFDEMQHPYTQALFRSIPLPGADKNARPLVAIPGNFPLPHERPQGCNFGPRCDYFEEGRCDAGFIPMSLVEGNDRHQTRCLKFEEIDWNAPITVAQAKEKGAIGKVVLSMDNLKKYYEVSASALFGGANKKVVKANETLSFEAHESETLAIVGESGCGKSTFAKVLMGLETATEGRILLDNREIQDTPIEKRDTRTVADVQMVFQNPFDTLNPSMTVGRQIMRALEIFGIGANDRERRDRMLTLLDLVKLPRAFADRMPRQLSGGQKQRVGIARAFAGGARIVVADEPVSALDVSVQAAVTDLLMEIQREEKTTLLFISHDLSIVRYLSDRVMVMYLGHVVELGTTDQVFSPPYHPYTEALLSAVPIADTKVQKKHIVLEGDIPSAMNPPSGCPFQTRCGWKGKVPGNRCEIDVPEVRTLAEGHQIKCHLSDEELANMEPVIKIAAE